From Xenopus tropicalis strain Nigerian chromosome 3, UCB_Xtro_10.0, whole genome shotgun sequence, the proteins below share one genomic window:
- the parvg gene encoding gamma-parvin gives MEPPQPSSDVPLNVFDSVDAPGEIKKFIQANAKNDPKFQDLQTFLIDWINAELKEEHIVVKSVEEDLYDGLVLHHLLKKIAGMKLEVEEIALSASSQKRKLGVIMEAITQSLQLQETDLKWSLNEIHNKDLLCTLHLIVALAQHFRPDLELPANVGVEVIRVEPTRNGMKTENVIEFITGSRDGDAKSKPDAFDHLFEQSPEKVEDVKKAIVNFVNKHLANLSLTVTDPESQFADGVILLLLIGQLEGYFMNLGSFFLTPSTQEDKVHNVSLAMELLLEGGIIQNPMDPADIVNGDLKATLRLLYGLFLRHKRR, from the exons ATGGAGCCGCCTCAACCTTCCAGTGACGTCCCACTTAATGTCTTCGATAGCGTCGACGCTCCAG GAGAAATAAAGAAATTTATCCAGGCAAATGCGAAAAATGACCCCAAATTCCAAGACCTGCAGACG TTCCTGATTGATTGGATCAATGCCGAACTGAAGGAGGAGCACATTGTGGTGAAGAGCGTGGAAGAGGATCTCTACGATGGACTTGTTCTTCACCATCTTCTCA AAAAAATTGCCGGGATGAAATTGGAGGTGGAGGAAATTGCCCTGTCGGCCAGCAGCCAGAAGCGCAAGTTGGGGGTCATTATGGAGGCCATTACCCAGAGTCTCCAGCTGCAGGAGACTGACCTGAAATGGAGCCTAAATG AGATCCACAACAAGGACTTACTGTGCACGTTGCACCTCATTGTGGCCCTGGCTCAGCACTTCCGGCCGGACTTGGAGCTTCCTGCTAACGTGGGAGTCGAAGTGATCAGGGTGGAG CCGACCCGAAATGGAATGAAGACCGAGAATGTTATTGAATTTATTACCGGCAGCAG GGACGGAGACGCCAAATCAA AGCCCGACGCGTTTGATCACCTGTTTGAGCAGAGTCCCGAAAAAGTCGAGGATGTGAAGAAG GCAATCGTAAACTTTGTGAACAAGCACCTGGCAAACCTGAGCCTGACTGTGACGGACCCCGAGAGCCAG TTTGCTGATGGCGTAATCCTCCTGCTTCTCATTGGGCAACTGGAGGGCTATTTCATGAACCTGGGCTCCTTCTTCCTGACTCCCAGCACCCAGGAAGACAAG GTCCATAACGTCTCGTTGGCCATGGAGCTGCTTTTGGAGGGAGGGATCATACAGAACCCTATGGACCCTGCAG ATATTGTCAACGGAGACCTAAAAGCGACTCTGCGCCTCCTGTATGGCCTGTTCCTGAGGCACAAACGCAGGTAG